Proteins encoded by one window of Rubinisphaera margarita:
- a CDS encoding glycosyltransferase family protein, with the protein MIRKVLLVSGSANFSTRDVWDGYRTGLQVAGINVVPYPTFSMLKVLSIETVCAEIIGTALDVNLGIDCVIFIDGLYFRGERGRVPLSIRKAGIPTVLVATDDPYEEMGASDSLYQYRFSNERRSAEELRFYLPTATLPPPPLPPSPSPTYDLSFLGTVFEDRLPFLKQMAHFCHEQNLRMVIAGKFTTDMAEFKQFNNVELRSRTIEAAEKWELYAESRVTLNLFRESQHAAVSPSPRVFEVTGYGHCALLSGPHRKDVDRLFGDSVYQFQNFEQATERLQEALGDSTGRTEKVRRARDVTLQGHLYHHRASRLCEVLKDLTEADNMVSQREDRLAWVIGYGRSGSTWLAEMLGDLPKIRRWHEPYFGRIFRYLADRPEELDRPASFYSRRYQKTWISGVRDLFFNMVQERYPTFGRQALVIKEVNTPELYPWIRTLFPAGKLIFLARDPFDTLDSYLDLQAPGSWNEQFGQNDEWLSERSVRRTCEHIRSSALAAAEAYESFPELQRLRLNYEDLLTEAAPNLIRCGQLVGIEVDPEAASQVADAHRFDRQVETGPGKFRRKGKAGVWRESEYFTPEVLSIAEEVLGPIRTRLGYS; encoded by the coding sequence TTGATCAGAAAGGTGCTGCTGGTCTCGGGGTCCGCAAATTTTTCGACCCGCGATGTCTGGGACGGTTACCGCACCGGCCTGCAGGTCGCCGGTATTAACGTCGTTCCTTACCCCACCTTTTCCATGCTCAAAGTACTGAGCATTGAGACGGTGTGTGCCGAGATCATCGGCACCGCGCTCGATGTGAATCTCGGCATCGACTGTGTGATCTTCATCGACGGACTCTACTTCCGTGGCGAGCGAGGACGGGTCCCGCTCTCCATTCGAAAAGCCGGAATCCCCACGGTCCTCGTCGCGACCGACGATCCCTATGAAGAGATGGGAGCATCCGACTCGCTCTATCAGTATCGTTTCAGCAATGAACGACGCTCGGCCGAAGAACTACGGTTTTATCTGCCGACCGCAACGCTTCCCCCGCCACCGTTGCCTCCGTCGCCATCTCCCACATATGACCTGAGCTTTCTTGGAACCGTCTTTGAGGATCGTCTGCCATTTCTGAAACAGATGGCCCACTTCTGTCACGAGCAAAATCTCCGCATGGTCATTGCCGGAAAGTTCACGACGGACATGGCGGAGTTCAAGCAGTTCAACAATGTCGAACTGCGATCGCGGACGATTGAGGCGGCCGAGAAGTGGGAGCTCTATGCGGAATCGCGCGTCACTCTCAATCTGTTTCGCGAGTCACAACACGCAGCAGTCTCGCCGTCCCCTCGCGTCTTTGAAGTCACCGGATACGGACACTGCGCGCTGCTGTCGGGCCCGCATCGCAAAGACGTTGACCGGCTCTTCGGCGATTCGGTCTATCAATTCCAGAACTTCGAACAGGCGACCGAACGCCTGCAGGAAGCGCTCGGCGATTCCACGGGCAGAACCGAAAAGGTTCGACGGGCACGGGACGTGACCCTTCAGGGACACCTGTACCATCATCGAGCCAGTCGACTCTGTGAAGTTCTTAAGGATCTAACCGAAGCGGACAACATGGTCTCGCAGCGAGAAGACCGGCTCGCATGGGTGATCGGCTATGGACGAAGTGGTTCGACCTGGCTGGCGGAGATGCTGGGAGACCTGCCGAAGATCAGACGCTGGCACGAACCCTACTTCGGTCGCATCTTTCGCTATCTGGCCGATCGTCCTGAGGAACTCGACCGCCCGGCTTCTTTCTACTCCCGCCGGTACCAGAAGACATGGATCAGCGGAGTCCGGGACCTCTTCTTCAATATGGTCCAGGAACGATATCCGACATTCGGTAGGCAGGCACTGGTGATCAAGGAGGTCAATACGCCGGAACTTTACCCGTGGATCCGAACGCTGTTTCCGGCCGGCAAGCTCATCTTTCTGGCCCGCGATCCCTTCGATACCCTCGACTCTTACCTGGACCTCCAGGCCCCCGGAAGCTGGAACGAACAGTTCGGTCAGAACGATGAATGGCTTTCCGAACGATCGGTTCGCCGAACCTGCGAGCATATCAGAAGCTCGGCTCTGGCTGCGGCCGAAGCGTACGAATCCTTTCCTGAACTGCAACGACTTCGACTCAATTACGAAGACCTGCTGACAGAAGCCGCCCCCAACCTGATTCGCTGCGGTCAGCTGGTTGGAATCGAAGTCGACCCCGAAGCGGCCAGCCAGGTTGCCGATGCGCATCGCTTCGACCGTCAGGTGGAAACTGGACCTGGGAAGTTCCGTCGCAAAGGGAAGGCCGGCGTCTGGCGGGAGTCCGAATACTTCACGCCCGAGGTTCTGAGTATTGCCGAAGAAGTGCTCGGGCCAATTCGAACCCGACTCGGCTATTCCTGA
- a CDS encoding WD40 repeat domain-containing serine/threonine-protein kinase, which produces MTQPVTPLRGMMVSMEISCPRCHQPIALLDQASLQVSFGPEGKTVRADGVNCSDCGWIPFNLLDQPEPSKEKQDFLPVQPMVAHFRLNKILGKGGFGSVWLAEDVNLGREVALKVPVASRESVSMLLHEAQSAAKLRHRNIVAVYETGTTADGQAFIASEYIDGLNLRDVLSAGKPTHKTTVDLLITLTDALYHAHQAGVIHRDIKPANIMIDGKGIPYIADFGLAKQVSAEQSISSEGQILGTASYMSPEQATGQSRWTDHRTDIYSIGVVLFEMLTAHLPFRGNVRAVIHQKMMQDAPSPRALDLSVPKDLETICLKCLERDPDKRFASALLLKEELERVRRGEPILSRPVSSVEKMVRWARRYPLITGLSGGFATTLIVGLIVLTVLWKAASFNADRARNSLYRSMMTLASQQFGQGDIRSIRTTLQRVSNDPELDQLKDFAWHYYAALMDSFPVNVIHGDEVTAICLSREGQFLATVGREGEMAVWNGQKGKLIERVRPPKGRYTSISFSPTRLHLAAGASNGFISFWNPSEMELPFKQIKHGPPVTGLSYSPDGRYVLSFGAQGAVRVWEVDSEELVVELPSGPLGANAAAFSHDSQRVAVGGDEGIVRLWSIQDRIKHLEILNGPNGMDSITGIHFSDDGSRLLVASENGHYRIFSTTDGERLVENYTYQGKLGGALFLPGNELVVSTGTVQSMDLFDAEKSHRIATYPTHRLGTGVLSLSPDGRYLAVGSGDGTANVVRVSRIQQQQMYWHSSPVRCLAFSDDGMSVYSLGQGGEILRHHLKTAETTVVLEKGEHESRNFLLTPDRKKIIRAVPQPEITLCPIQNLIDGGLKHETLTVPQNAIHAVHVPPESRFLVVVSRTGTLFRYELSSPPRMVEERNLDGSEVVATAEEDGRLAVSFTSGQTFIIQMETLQIERELTLDDAPSALGFCGDHLIVGTSSGAIEAIDFEASEPDRRQMEGHGARITAIASFPDRKSFVTASRDRLLKIWDLKSGEAITSLQGHRRQIFSLAVSADGRTIASGGLEGDILIWRSRAD; this is translated from the coding sequence ATGACGCAACCTGTAACCCCGCTTCGCGGGATGATGGTGTCCATGGAGATCAGTTGCCCCCGTTGCCATCAGCCAATCGCATTACTTGATCAAGCGTCTCTCCAGGTCTCATTCGGCCCCGAAGGAAAGACGGTCAGAGCGGATGGAGTCAACTGCAGCGACTGTGGATGGATCCCGTTCAATCTGCTCGATCAGCCCGAGCCATCAAAGGAAAAGCAGGACTTTCTCCCGGTCCAGCCGATGGTGGCGCACTTCCGATTGAACAAGATCCTGGGCAAAGGCGGGTTCGGATCGGTCTGGCTGGCGGAAGATGTCAACCTCGGCCGCGAGGTGGCGCTCAAGGTGCCCGTCGCATCGCGCGAATCGGTTTCGATGCTGTTGCACGAAGCTCAGAGTGCGGCCAAGCTGCGACATCGCAACATTGTCGCCGTCTACGAAACCGGGACCACGGCCGACGGTCAGGCCTTCATCGCCAGTGAATATATCGACGGCCTCAACCTCCGCGATGTCCTCAGTGCGGGAAAGCCGACCCACAAGACAACTGTCGATCTGCTGATCACGTTGACTGACGCTCTCTATCACGCCCACCAGGCCGGCGTTATTCATCGCGACATCAAACCGGCCAATATCATGATCGACGGGAAAGGAATTCCCTACATCGCCGACTTCGGGCTCGCGAAGCAGGTTTCGGCGGAGCAGAGCATCTCATCGGAAGGCCAGATTCTCGGCACGGCAAGTTACATGTCGCCCGAGCAGGCGACCGGCCAGTCACGATGGACCGATCATCGGACCGATATTTATTCCATCGGCGTCGTTCTGTTCGAGATGCTCACGGCACATCTTCCGTTTCGCGGCAACGTCCGGGCTGTGATCCATCAGAAGATGATGCAGGATGCTCCTTCTCCACGGGCTCTTGATCTCTCGGTTCCGAAAGATCTGGAGACGATCTGCCTGAAGTGCCTCGAACGGGACCCGGACAAGCGTTTTGCGTCGGCCCTGTTGTTGAAAGAGGAGCTTGAACGGGTCCGTCGTGGTGAGCCCATTCTGTCCCGGCCGGTCAGCTCTGTAGAGAAGATGGTCCGCTGGGCCCGACGGTATCCGCTGATCACTGGACTCAGCGGAGGCTTCGCGACAACTTTGATTGTCGGGCTGATCGTCCTGACGGTCCTCTGGAAGGCGGCTTCCTTCAACGCCGATCGAGCCAGGAATTCGCTCTACCGTTCCATGATGACCCTCGCCTCTCAGCAATTCGGCCAGGGCGATATTCGCAGCATCCGCACGACGCTTCAGCGGGTCTCGAACGATCCGGAGCTTGATCAGCTAAAGGACTTCGCCTGGCATTACTACGCCGCACTCATGGACAGCTTCCCAGTCAATGTGATTCACGGCGATGAAGTCACCGCGATCTGCCTGTCGAGGGAAGGACAGTTTCTCGCGACTGTGGGGCGGGAAGGCGAGATGGCGGTCTGGAACGGACAGAAGGGCAAGTTGATCGAGCGTGTCCGGCCGCCAAAAGGACGGTACACCAGCATCTCCTTTTCTCCCACACGACTGCATCTGGCAGCGGGAGCGAGTAATGGCTTTATCAGCTTCTGGAATCCGAGCGAGATGGAGCTGCCTTTCAAGCAGATCAAACATGGCCCTCCTGTAACTGGACTCAGTTATTCGCCGGACGGGCGGTATGTCCTGAGTTTCGGGGCGCAGGGTGCCGTCCGCGTCTGGGAAGTCGACAGCGAAGAGTTAGTCGTCGAACTTCCGTCTGGTCCGCTGGGCGCGAATGCGGCTGCATTCTCCCACGACAGCCAACGCGTCGCGGTCGGAGGAGATGAGGGGATCGTACGACTCTGGTCGATTCAGGATCGCATTAAACATCTGGAGATTCTGAACGGTCCCAACGGAATGGATTCGATCACCGGGATTCACTTTTCCGATGACGGTTCCCGTCTCCTCGTCGCCAGCGAGAACGGTCACTACCGAATTTTTTCAACAACCGACGGTGAGAGACTCGTTGAGAACTACACGTATCAGGGAAAGCTCGGCGGAGCCCTGTTCCTGCCTGGAAACGAACTCGTGGTTTCGACCGGAACGGTGCAGTCGATGGATTTGTTCGATGCGGAAAAGTCCCATCGAATCGCGACGTATCCAACCCACCGTCTCGGCACAGGAGTGCTTTCGCTCTCGCCGGATGGGCGATATCTGGCTGTGGGGAGTGGAGATGGCACGGCCAATGTCGTCCGCGTCTCTCGCATTCAACAGCAGCAGATGTACTGGCACAGCAGCCCGGTCCGCTGTCTGGCATTCAGTGACGATGGAATGTCGGTTTATTCGCTGGGACAGGGAGGGGAGATTTTGCGTCATCATCTCAAGACGGCGGAAACCACCGTGGTCCTGGAGAAGGGGGAGCATGAATCGCGCAACTTCCTCCTCACGCCTGATCGGAAGAAGATCATCCGTGCGGTCCCTCAACCAGAGATTACGTTGTGTCCCATTCAAAACTTGATCGACGGCGGACTAAAGCACGAGACGCTGACCGTCCCTCAGAACGCGATTCATGCCGTCCATGTTCCACCGGAGAGTCGTTTTCTTGTCGTCGTCAGTCGGACTGGAACTCTGTTTCGATACGAGCTCAGCTCTCCCCCTCGAATGGTGGAAGAACGGAATCTCGACGGATCGGAAGTGGTCGCAACTGCCGAGGAGGACGGACGGCTGGCAGTCAGCTTCACGTCCGGACAGACTTTTATTATTCAGATGGAAACACTGCAGATTGAACGGGAGTTGACCTTGGATGACGCTCCGTCCGCGCTCGGTTTCTGCGGCGATCATCTGATCGTCGGGACCAGCTCCGGTGCGATTGAAGCAATCGACTTTGAAGCCAGCGAGCCGGACCGTCGTCAGATGGAGGGTCACGGGGCACGAATCACCGCGATTGCCTCGTTTCCCGATCGCAAGAGTTTCGTAACCGCCAGTCGGGACCGGCTTCTTAAAATTTGGGACCTGAAGTCGGGCGAAGCAATCACCTCCCTGCAGGGTCATCGTCGTCAGATCTTTTCCCTGGCCGTCTCGGCGGATGGGCGAACCATCGCCTCCGGGGGACTCGAAGGGGACATTCTGATCTGGCGCTCACGAGCGGACTGA
- a CDS encoding twin-arginine translocation signal domain-containing protein — MSEESDNHLSRREFLVYSTAVTVAASGLVARTDAMANQDPHAPGATFINDGSHTIYGYS, encoded by the coding sequence ATGTCAGAAGAGTCGGATAACCACCTGTCACGCCGAGAGTTTCTGGTCTATTCCACAGCAGTAACCGTTGCCGCCAGTGGGCTGGTCGCCAGAACTGATGCCATGGCCAATCAGGATCCGCATGCTCCGGGAGCCACGTTCATCAACGACGGCAGTCACACAATCTACGGCTACTCATGA
- a CDS encoding efflux RND transporter permease subunit, translating into MKFPHFFIERPIFASVLSFIVVLVGGITYFLLPVSQYPSVAPPTVVVRASYPGATPQVIADTVATPIEQEMNGVDDMLYMESSSSSDGTMQLTVTFKLGTDLDDAQVLVQNRVAIAEARLPDVVRQIGVTTQKQIPDMLMVVHLTSPDNSRDQLYISNFAFLRIRDALMRLDGVGDIRIAGGNEYAMRVWLDIEKMTHIDLTVGDIVEAIRSQNVQVAAGVIGQPPIDETGAFQLNVKTRGRLQGTDEFEKIIVKRGEDGRVTRLSDVARLELGAQDYSRLSYLDGKPAVAVLIYQRPGTNAVDTAAEVKSTMAALNSDFPKGVEYAIAYNPTDYVEESIAEVFDTLYITTALVVLTVFVFLHGWRPTIIPVIAIPISLIGTFAVMQVLGVSLNTLSLFGLVLAIGIVVDDAIVVVENVERLIAQGLSPREATHKAMDEVGSALIATTLVLIAVFVPTMFVPSISGQFYRQFAMTISISTALSTFVSLTLSPALCALLLRPKNAERNALGKFVDAVFGWFFRLFNRTFDITSNIYAGIISRLVRMSALALLLYVGLLGATWYSFGLVPSGFIPPQDQGYLIVSIRLPDGASLARTDVVTRQVAELGGKIDGVAHSVGIAGLSGSTFTIAPNAAVTFLPLEDAKERAKRGRNLDAIVGELRGKVASINEAQIFIIPPPPVRGIGRGGGYKLYIQDQSGAGTDALSQVTELMITKANQQPGLAQVFSNFRVNVPQIFVDVDRTKAEMLDIPVSNVFQALQVYLGSVYVNDFNILGRTYRVTAQAEPEFRDEPADILRLRTRSARGTSIALGSVVEIERTIGPDRLVRFNLYPAADINGDTVPGYSTGESLNTIEQLAAENLPPGFGYAWTDIAYQERQAGNTIMFLFPLAVLFVFLTLAAQYESWLLPLAIILIVPLCLLFAIIGIWFRGMDNNILTQIGFIVLVGLACKNAILIVEFAKAEEDAGKNRFEAAVAACRLRLRPILMTAFSFILGVIPLLIATGAGFEMRRVLGTAVFSGMLGVTLFGLFLTPVFYVVLRRFARKPKAETPPATP; encoded by the coding sequence ATGAAGTTTCCCCATTTCTTTATCGAACGCCCGATCTTCGCCTCCGTCCTCTCGTTCATCGTCGTGCTGGTCGGAGGCATCACGTATTTCCTGCTGCCGGTTTCGCAGTATCCGAGCGTGGCTCCGCCAACAGTCGTTGTGCGGGCCAGCTATCCCGGCGCGACACCGCAGGTGATTGCCGATACCGTCGCCACGCCGATCGAACAGGAGATGAACGGCGTCGACGACATGCTCTACATGGAGTCGTCGTCGAGCAGCGATGGGACGATGCAACTTACCGTCACGTTCAAACTGGGGACGGATCTGGATGACGCCCAGGTGCTGGTGCAAAACCGGGTGGCGATTGCCGAAGCCCGGCTGCCCGATGTTGTTCGGCAGATTGGCGTGACAACCCAGAAACAGATCCCCGACATGCTCATGGTGGTCCACCTGACATCACCGGATAACAGTCGGGACCAGCTTTACATCAGCAACTTCGCCTTCCTTCGAATTCGCGATGCTCTCATGCGGCTCGATGGAGTCGGGGACATCCGCATTGCCGGCGGAAACGAGTACGCGATGCGGGTCTGGCTCGACATCGAAAAGATGACGCACATCGATCTCACCGTCGGTGATATTGTCGAAGCCATTCGCAGCCAGAACGTTCAGGTCGCAGCCGGCGTGATCGGCCAGCCACCGATCGACGAGACGGGCGCGTTCCAGTTGAACGTGAAGACAAGAGGCCGACTGCAGGGAACAGACGAGTTCGAGAAGATCATCGTCAAACGCGGGGAAGATGGCCGTGTGACGCGTCTCAGCGATGTCGCCAGACTCGAACTCGGTGCTCAGGACTATTCGCGACTCAGCTATCTCGACGGCAAGCCAGCCGTCGCCGTCCTGATCTATCAGCGTCCCGGCACCAACGCCGTGGATACGGCTGCCGAAGTGAAGAGCACGATGGCGGCACTCAATTCTGACTTTCCGAAAGGAGTGGAATATGCGATCGCCTACAACCCGACCGACTACGTCGAAGAGTCGATCGCCGAAGTGTTCGACACACTTTATATCACCACCGCACTGGTCGTGCTTACGGTGTTCGTCTTCCTGCATGGCTGGCGTCCAACGATTATTCCTGTGATCGCGATTCCGATCTCGCTGATCGGAACGTTCGCCGTGATGCAGGTTCTGGGAGTCTCCCTCAATACTCTCTCCCTGTTCGGACTGGTACTCGCGATCGGAATCGTCGTCGATGACGCGATCGTGGTCGTCGAGAATGTTGAACGACTCATCGCCCAGGGTCTTTCTCCGCGGGAAGCCACCCATAAAGCCATGGACGAGGTCGGTTCCGCCCTGATTGCCACGACACTCGTGCTGATCGCAGTCTTCGTGCCGACAATGTTTGTGCCGAGTATCAGCGGGCAGTTCTATCGTCAGTTCGCAATGACGATCTCCATCTCCACGGCGCTTTCGACATTTGTCTCATTGACACTCAGCCCCGCTCTCTGTGCGCTGTTGCTGCGGCCGAAGAACGCAGAACGGAATGCACTGGGGAAATTTGTCGATGCCGTGTTCGGCTGGTTCTTCCGGCTGTTCAATCGTACGTTTGATATTACAAGCAACATCTACGCGGGGATTATCTCGCGGCTCGTGCGAATGTCCGCGCTCGCATTGCTCCTTTATGTCGGGCTGCTGGGCGCGACGTGGTACAGCTTCGGCCTTGTTCCTTCCGGATTTATTCCGCCGCAGGATCAGGGTTATCTCATCGTCAGTATTCGACTGCCCGATGGCGCGTCTCTCGCGCGAACGGACGTCGTAACAAGACAGGTAGCCGAGTTAGGCGGAAAGATTGACGGCGTCGCCCACTCGGTCGGGATCGCGGGCCTGTCGGGTTCAACGTTCACGATTGCCCCGAACGCGGCGGTGACATTCCTCCCACTTGAGGACGCCAAGGAGAGAGCCAAACGTGGACGGAATCTTGACGCGATCGTGGGAGAACTCCGCGGCAAGGTCGCTTCAATTAATGAAGCTCAGATTTTCATTATTCCCCCACCACCGGTTCGCGGGATTGGTCGCGGCGGTGGATATAAGCTCTACATTCAGGACCAGAGCGGGGCAGGGACCGACGCGCTCAGTCAGGTCACCGAGTTGATGATTACGAAAGCGAATCAGCAGCCGGGCCTGGCACAGGTCTTTTCGAACTTCCGCGTGAATGTCCCGCAGATCTTTGTCGATGTCGACCGAACCAAAGCGGAAATGCTTGATATCCCTGTCAGTAACGTCTTTCAGGCTCTGCAGGTTTATCTCGGTTCCGTCTACGTCAATGACTTCAACATTCTCGGACGGACTTACCGGGTCACCGCCCAGGCCGAACCCGAATTTCGAGATGAACCTGCCGATATCCTGAGACTGCGGACCCGCAGCGCTCGCGGCACGAGCATCGCACTCGGTTCGGTTGTGGAGATTGAACGGACGATCGGACCGGACCGGCTGGTGCGGTTCAATCTGTATCCTGCAGCCGATATCAATGGAGATACCGTCCCCGGCTACAGTACAGGGGAATCTCTGAATACGATCGAACAGCTCGCAGCCGAAAATCTTCCTCCCGGATTCGGCTACGCGTGGACTGACATCGCTTACCAGGAACGTCAGGCAGGAAATACGATCATGTTCCTGTTTCCACTCGCGGTGTTGTTCGTGTTCCTGACACTCGCTGCACAATACGAAAGCTGGCTGCTGCCGCTCGCCATTATTCTCATCGTGCCGCTGTGTCTGTTGTTTGCCATTATCGGGATCTGGTTTCGGGGAATGGACAATAACATTCTGACGCAGATCGGTTTCATCGTGCTCGTCGGGCTGGCCTGCAAAAACGCCATTCTGATCGTCGAATTCGCGAAAGCCGAAGAAGACGCCGGAAAGAACCGGTTCGAAGCCGCCGTCGCCGCCTGCCGACTTCGACTGCGACCGATCTTAATGACGGCCTTCTCGTTCATTCTTGGCGTCATTCCACTGTTAATCGCAACGGGAGCCGGTTTCGAAATGCGACGGGTTCTCGGCACCGCGGTCTTCAGCGGAATGCTTGGCGTGACACTGTTTGGGCTGTTCCTCACACCGGTGTTCTACGTGGTCTTGCGTCGCTTCGCACGCAAACCGAAAGCCGAAACACCTCCCGCGACCCCATAA
- a CDS encoding efflux RND transporter periplasmic adaptor subunit, with the protein MKFSYVDSHFRLCTLFIVAGATLFLAVGCGGTQGAPPQQPPPEVTVAAPIRKQIVEWDEYTGRLEAIDYVEIRSRVSGYLQSIHFDEGQMVEKNDLLFVIDPRPFQAELNGARSDVTQAESQLAQARATLEDAKARLKQSEAQRQLVETQVQRVRKLRDQNAATQDELDQFEAEYLTAEADVSASNAGISSAEATIETAKAGIESAKARVETAELNLEYTRIYAPVAGRISRQMVTEGNLVSGGSASSTLLTTITSVAPIYCYFDATEQEVLKYTRLAQSGARESSRVAKNPVFLALVDEKGFPHLGHMDFVDNRFDANTASMRARCVFPNDDQVLIPGMFARIRIPGSAPYQAILIPDSAIGTDQSTQFVYLVNDGIVEQRTIEVGPLVDGLRVVRNGLAGSEKIITQGLLQARPEMQVVTRDGTIESLEDGLPDNYEPLPPEQWISPKPDPLPEFTRTGRNLTADKEGDK; encoded by the coding sequence TTGAAGTTCTCTTACGTTGATTCCCATTTTCGCCTCTGCACGCTCTTTATCGTAGCCGGCGCGACCTTATTTCTCGCAGTCGGCTGTGGGGGAACTCAGGGTGCGCCACCGCAACAGCCGCCTCCGGAAGTGACAGTCGCCGCTCCGATTCGCAAGCAGATCGTCGAGTGGGATGAGTACACCGGGCGTCTGGAGGCGATCGACTATGTCGAGATTCGTTCCCGGGTCAGCGGTTATCTGCAGTCGATCCACTTCGACGAAGGGCAGATGGTGGAGAAGAACGATCTCCTGTTCGTCATCGATCCTCGACCGTTCCAGGCCGAACTGAATGGCGCTCGTTCCGATGTCACCCAGGCGGAATCTCAGCTGGCCCAGGCACGTGCTACGCTGGAAGACGCCAAAGCCCGCCTCAAGCAGTCCGAAGCTCAACGACAACTCGTGGAAACTCAGGTGCAGCGGGTTCGTAAGCTTCGCGATCAGAATGCTGCGACTCAGGACGAACTGGATCAGTTTGAAGCCGAGTACCTGACCGCTGAAGCGGATGTGAGCGCATCGAATGCCGGGATCAGTTCCGCGGAAGCGACCATTGAAACAGCGAAGGCGGGGATTGAGTCGGCCAAGGCTCGGGTGGAAACGGCCGAACTGAATCTGGAATACACCAGAATCTACGCTCCGGTTGCAGGCCGAATCAGTCGTCAGATGGTGACCGAAGGCAACCTCGTCAGCGGCGGAAGCGCTTCATCAACTCTGTTGACCACGATTACGTCGGTCGCCCCGATCTACTGCTACTTTGATGCGACCGAACAGGAGGTGCTGAAGTACACCCGACTGGCGCAATCGGGGGCTCGGGAGAGTTCGCGTGTCGCCAAGAACCCGGTCTTTCTGGCCCTGGTTGATGAAAAGGGTTTTCCGCATCTCGGGCACATGGACTTTGTGGACAACCGCTTCGATGCCAACACCGCCAGCATGCGGGCCCGCTGCGTCTTTCCCAACGACGATCAGGTGTTGATTCCCGGGATGTTTGCCCGCATTCGGATTCCCGGAAGTGCACCTTATCAGGCCATTCTCATCCCTGACTCGGCAATCGGAACGGATCAATCGACGCAGTTTGTCTACCTCGTGAATGACGGAATCGTCGAACAGCGAACCATTGAGGTTGGCCCTCTTGTCGATGGTCTGCGGGTTGTTCGCAATGGATTGGCGGGAAGCGAAAAAATCATCACGCAGGGCCTGCTGCAGGCACGGCCGGAAATGCAGGTCGTGACCCGGGATGGCACAATCGAATCGCTGGAAGATGGCCTGCCCGATAACTACGAGCCGCTGCCGCCCGAGCAGTGGATTTCTCCCAAGCCGGACCCACTTCCCGAATTCACGAGAACCGGGCGCAATCTGACTGCCGACAAGGAAGGGGACAAATAA